In a genomic window of Zingiber officinale cultivar Zhangliang chromosome 9B, Zo_v1.1, whole genome shotgun sequence:
- the LOC122024551 gene encoding soluble inorganic pyrophosphatase 4-like isoform X2: MTPTLEVKTKPADSKLSHPPLNERILSSMTRRFIAAHPWHDLEIGPGAPTVFNCVVEIGKGSKVKYELDKKTGLIKVDRVLYSSVVYPHNYGFIPRTLCEDSDPMDVLVIMQEPVLPGCFLRAKAIGLMPMIDQGEKDDKIIAVCADDPEYKHYNDIKELPPHRLAEIRRFFEDYKKNENKEVAVNDFLDASAASKAIQRSMDLYATYIVESLRR, encoded by the exons ATGACTCCAACTCTGGAAGTTAAGACTAAGCCTGCTGACTCGAAACTTTCTCATCCACCTCTCAATGAAAGAATACTTTCATCAATGACTAGAAGATTTATTGCTGCGCATCCTTGGCATGATCTTGAAATTG GTCCGGGTGCCCCTACAGTTTTCAACTGT GTGGTGGAAATAGGAAAGGGAAGCAAAGTGAAATATGAATTAGACAAGAAAACTGGGCTGATAAAG GTGGACCGTGTGCTTTATTCTTCGGTGGTGTATCCTCACAATTATGGGTTCATCCCACGCACTCTTTGTGAAGATAGTGATCCTATGGATGTCTTGGTCATCATGCAG GAACCAGTACTCCCAGGGTGTTTTCTTCGAGCTAAGGCAATAGGTCTGATGCCCATGATCGATCAG GGTGAGAAAGATGACAAGATTATTGCTGTCTGTGCTGATGATCCTGAGTATAAACATTACAATGATATCAAGGAGCTTCCACCTCATCGTTTAGCTGAGATTAGACGTTTCTTCGAAGATT ATAAGAAAAACGAAAACAAGGAAGTAGCTGTGAATGACTTCCTAGATGCGTCTGCAGCGAGCAAGGCAATACAACGTTCCAT GGATCTCTATGCTACATACATTGTGGAAAGCCTGAGGAGGTAA
- the LOC122024551 gene encoding soluble inorganic pyrophosphatase 4-like isoform X1, whose product MLLCLRHQFLIMTPTLEVKTKPADSKLSHPPLNERILSSMTRRFIAAHPWHDLEIGPGAPTVFNCVVEIGKGSKVKYELDKKTGLIKVDRVLYSSVVYPHNYGFIPRTLCEDSDPMDVLVIMQEPVLPGCFLRAKAIGLMPMIDQGEKDDKIIAVCADDPEYKHYNDIKELPPHRLAEIRRFFEDYKKNENKEVAVNDFLDASAASKAIQRSMDLYATYIVESLRR is encoded by the exons ATGCTTCTCTGTTTGCGTCACCAG TTTCTCATAATGACTCCAACTCTGGAAGTTAAGACTAAGCCTGCTGACTCGAAACTTTCTCATCCACCTCTCAATGAAAGAATACTTTCATCAATGACTAGAAGATTTATTGCTGCGCATCCTTGGCATGATCTTGAAATTG GTCCGGGTGCCCCTACAGTTTTCAACTGT GTGGTGGAAATAGGAAAGGGAAGCAAAGTGAAATATGAATTAGACAAGAAAACTGGGCTGATAAAG GTGGACCGTGTGCTTTATTCTTCGGTGGTGTATCCTCACAATTATGGGTTCATCCCACGCACTCTTTGTGAAGATAGTGATCCTATGGATGTCTTGGTCATCATGCAG GAACCAGTACTCCCAGGGTGTTTTCTTCGAGCTAAGGCAATAGGTCTGATGCCCATGATCGATCAG GGTGAGAAAGATGACAAGATTATTGCTGTCTGTGCTGATGATCCTGAGTATAAACATTACAATGATATCAAGGAGCTTCCACCTCATCGTTTAGCTGAGATTAGACGTTTCTTCGAAGATT ATAAGAAAAACGAAAACAAGGAAGTAGCTGTGAATGACTTCCTAGATGCGTCTGCAGCGAGCAAGGCAATACAACGTTCCAT GGATCTCTATGCTACATACATTGTGGAAAGCCTGAGGAGGTAA